A single region of the Chloroflexota bacterium genome encodes:
- the coaBC gene encoding bifunctional phosphopantothenoylcysteine decarboxylase/phosphopantothenate--cysteine ligase CoaBC, translating to MTDPLVGKHVILGVTGSIAAYKAADLASKLTQAGAHVDVLLTESATKFVSSLTFRSLTHRTVVTDLFDADSPEAIEHVAIARRADALLVAPATANTIAKLALGLADDVLTTTVLAVTAPVIVAPAMDAGMWEHPTVQQNTETLLGRGVHIAGPGAGRLASGLMGHGRMLEPAELVERLRWALAQGGDLQGRHVVVTAGGTQEPIDPVRVVTNRSSGKMGYAVAEAARDRGADVTLVTATANLPTPFGVTFHRVSTVADMRSAVLDACATADALVMAAAVSDYKPANVAPQKIKKDGDEANGGISLEMEKTNDFFLEVPEGVLRIGFAAETEDLIENARYKLASKSMALIVANDVTKEGSGFEVDTNQVTIIGADGVTNELPLLTKYQVGDKILDRVVTLLVERDSQAMSH from the coding sequence ATGACAGACCCGTTGGTTGGTAAGCACGTAATCCTGGGCGTCACGGGAAGCATCGCGGCCTACAAGGCAGCTGACCTCGCCAGCAAGCTCACACAGGCCGGTGCACACGTGGACGTACTCCTCACTGAGAGCGCCACGAAGTTCGTGTCGTCACTGACCTTCCGCAGCCTCACCCACCGCACCGTTGTCACGGACCTCTTCGACGCCGACTCCCCCGAGGCCATCGAGCACGTCGCCATTGCGCGGCGAGCCGACGCGCTGCTGGTGGCACCCGCGACGGCCAACACCATAGCGAAGCTGGCCCTTGGCCTTGCCGACGACGTCCTGACGACGACGGTCCTTGCCGTAACCGCGCCGGTGATCGTGGCGCCGGCGATGGACGCCGGGATGTGGGAGCACCCGACGGTGCAGCAGAACACCGAGACCCTCCTGGGGCGCGGCGTCCATATCGCCGGGCCGGGCGCCGGCCGACTGGCCTCCGGGCTCATGGGACACGGCCGAATGCTGGAACCCGCCGAGCTTGTGGAGCGACTCCGTTGGGCGCTCGCGCAGGGCGGCGACCTGCAGGGGCGTCACGTCGTGGTCACGGCGGGCGGGACGCAGGAGCCCATCGACCCGGTGCGGGTTGTGACAAACCGGTCGTCCGGCAAGATGGGGTATGCCGTCGCGGAGGCGGCGCGGGACCGGGGGGCAGACGTGACACTTGTCACAGCTACGGCGAACCTACCGACACCTTTTGGTGTGACATTCCACCGCGTCAGCACCGTCGCCGACATGCGCTCGGCGGTTCTCGACGCCTGCGCCACGGCGGACGCGCTGGTGATGGCCGCGGCGGTCAGTGACTACAAGCCCGCCAATGTGGCCCCGCAGAAGATCAAGAAGGACGGCGACGAGGCCAACGGTGGCATCTCGCTGGAGATGGAGAAGACCAACGACTTCTTCCTGGAAGTACCGGAGGGCGTGCTGCGTATCGGCTTCGCGGCGGAGACCGAGGACCTCATCGAGAACGCGCGGTACAAGCTGGCCTCGAAGTCGATGGCGCTTATCGTAGCCAACGATGTGACAAAGGAAGGCAGCGGCTTCGAGGTGGACACCAACCAGGTGACAATCATCGGAGCGGACGGTGTGACAAACGAACTTCCCTTGCTGACCAAGTACCAGGTGGGTGACAAAATTCTCGACCGTGTCGTCACATTGCTAGTAGAACGTGACAGTCAGGCAATGTCACATTGA
- a CDS encoding MFS transporter: MLGWLAPDGRLVLLTASLRSFSVGFVSVMLGLYLAETGFDAVRIGAVLAAVLAGSTFFIMLASLFADRMGRKRFFIALTLLTILGGALFPLTEPFLLLLLVAGFAGFGLGGADRGAHGALEQPILARSTPDTKRTTLFAYYHVIRGMSAALGALFSSMPVFMERALDVEVLDAYRVMFFLYACVGVLIVLVFTRLSTAAEAPAAEGRRSLFSWPRRSKGIIYRLTALGAMDSSGDGLMVQTFMAYWFSLRFDLSLESLAGVFFGVNVLSSLSAFIAVWLAKRIGLLNTMVFTHIPANLLSIGMAFAPFAWLAVGMMLLRGFLSQMDVPTRQSYTMAVVDPAEQTVAAGLSQLGRQGGQLPSPYIAGQLVAASLPGAPLIIGGTVKVIYDLLLLHQFRNIHPPEEQTRQGGGAPSDEHDTGNLRQ, translated from the coding sequence GTGCTCGGCTGGCTAGCCCCCGACGGCCGCCTGGTCCTCCTGACGGCCAGCCTGCGCTCCTTCTCCGTCGGCTTCGTCAGCGTCATGCTCGGTCTCTACCTGGCCGAGACGGGATTCGACGCCGTAAGGATTGGCGCTGTTCTCGCAGCGGTCTTGGCAGGTAGCACCTTCTTCATCATGCTCGCCTCCCTCTTCGCCGACCGCATGGGCCGCAAGCGGTTCTTCATCGCCCTGACCCTCCTCACCATCCTCGGCGGCGCCCTCTTTCCGCTGACCGAGCCCTTCCTCCTGTTGCTCCTCGTCGCCGGCTTCGCGGGCTTCGGCCTCGGCGGCGCCGACCGCGGCGCACACGGCGCGCTCGAGCAGCCCATCCTCGCGCGCTCCACCCCCGACACCAAGCGCACGACGCTCTTCGCCTACTACCACGTCATCCGCGGGATGTCGGCGGCCCTCGGTGCCCTGTTCAGCAGCATGCCGGTGTTCATGGAACGCGCGCTCGACGTCGAAGTGCTGGACGCCTACCGGGTCATGTTCTTCCTGTACGCGTGCGTCGGCGTCCTGATCGTCCTTGTCTTCACGCGGCTGTCCACGGCCGCCGAAGCTCCTGCGGCCGAGGGCCGGCGCTCGCTGTTCTCATGGCCCCGCCGCTCGAAGGGCATCATCTACAGACTGACGGCCCTCGGCGCGATGGATTCCTCCGGCGATGGCCTCATGGTGCAGACCTTCATGGCCTACTGGTTCAGCCTCCGCTTTGACCTGTCGCTGGAGTCCCTCGCCGGAGTATTCTTCGGCGTCAACGTTCTCAGCAGCCTGTCTGCCTTCATTGCCGTGTGGCTCGCAAAGCGTATTGGCCTGCTCAACACGATGGTGTTTACGCACATCCCCGCGAACCTGCTGTCGATAGGCATGGCTTTTGCGCCCTTCGCGTGGTTGGCGGTTGGCATGATGCTCCTCCGTGGTTTCCTCTCGCAGATGGACGTGCCGACGCGGCAGTCCTACACGATGGCCGTGGTGGACCCGGCGGAACAGACCGTTGCCGCGGGCTTGTCGCAACTCGGCAGGCAGGGAGGACAGCTCCCGTCGCCCTACATCGCCGGTCAGCTCGTCGCCGCGTCGCTGCCCGGCGCCCCCCTCATCATCGGCGGGACGGTGAAGGTCATCTACGATCTCCTCCTGCTCCACCAGTTCCGCAACATCCACCCGCCTGAGGAACAGACCCGTCAGGGGGGCGGCGCTCCGTCCGATGAGCATGACACGGGAAACTTGCGTCAATGA